The genomic segment CTGGCATTTAGCATCACGTATGATGTAGAAGAGTACAGCCTGAACTTCATTGCCCCTTCCAGAACCGATGTGAGTCTTGCTCCCAGTTTAACTATGTCGCCGAATCTCCAAAGCATTTTCCTCTTCATCACAGTTTATCCTTTTCTGCGTGCATTATAATGTACAGTAAGAATATCAACAGTATACCTATTggcttcctctctctgtcagttCTGCCTGTGGACAGATGGACTGAGCGTTCTCCTGGGTCGGGAGATGAGTAGTGAATCCATGCGCAGCGAGCTGGAGATCCTCCTCTCTATGGAGATTAAGCTCCGCCTCCTGGACCTTGAGAACGTTCCCATCCCCGACAGTGCGCCGGTCGTCCCCAAACCACCGAGCAACTACAACTTCTGCTACGACTTCAGCCAGACTGAGCAGTAGAGTGTGGGCATTCACTGGAGTGCAACTAGGACGTGcgaatgtgtaaatatatactgtatgtgtgtatgtctaaaataagaggtgtgtgtgtggcgagATCTTACTTGTGCATCCATGCACTTATTCCTATAACACAGATTTATAACCTTGACATTAGATTCTTCTTCTGTGGCCTGGTGTTCTACATCCAAGTGAAACAATGAGCAGGAGAAAACCTGTGGAAAGTGACTTTGCCTTTAAACTACAGTAGTTGTTGTGGGTGTGAACTGATATCAAATGGCTATTGACTGTACTAATGCTCCACATTATCGCTCCTCATCTGGGagagaaataatttcagttCGTCTTACCATTCATGATTCCTCCTCAGCTGTCTGGAAACTTCGACACGGCCccaaaaacaacagagacttGGAAAAATGAGATTCTTCTTATACAATACAGCCACTCGAGTAATGGTACTTTAATTTTGTCTTGTAATCATTTTATATTCCTAAATATATCTAAAACTATGTGTGATACATGGAATATTCCTGAGGTTTACTGGTTGAGGCTAGAGATGCTTCGATCTTTGGTCCCAAAATGCTGGTGTTGCTCATTTCTGTTAAAttcttgtattttcttttctgttgctttttttaaatgggcaTAAGATGTGGTACACATTAGACTCATTTCCAACATATGAAAGACAAATACTTGTTTTCAGTGTCtgacaatgtttttaaatatagctATAGGTACTCGCCTTTGTACAGATCCCAGTGGCTCAGTAGGATTACTGTGGAGCAGAGATGCTCTGAAAGCTCTGTacaacttatttttttttatagtgatGCAGATCTGCATTAGGTACcaagctgactttttttttgtaacaagTTTTATATCCAATCAGCAATGATCCCAGTAGATCTGTATGAAACAGTATGCAATCAGTGATCTTGGATCAAATCCTGAATTAATTCTAAAACTGATCAATTTTATACACGGTACTTATTATACCATGATGGAGGCAACACGCTCTCACTCTCCAAGCACTCAGTGGTGACACTTGAGCTTCAGCTACACAAGAACTGACACATACCTATATTATATCacagtgtgtttgagtgttttctctcctttgattattttttttcatcatgCATCATGTTATTTCGTTTCAGCACCGTCTCGACTGTCCTCTGCAGTGCATTCCTGACACACTACCCTCTGTGATCACTATCGCTTTGAATCATGAGCTTTGGTTGACTTCACATGAATAAACAGTTTGATTTatactgagaaaaaaacaaccatgtgtgtgtgttgctgataGCATAATAGCCaaactttggtttatttatAAAATCAACATCTATTATCCTTGAAATGTCATCTTTCCAGTCTATAATTCTCCCTCTGTCATAGTGCATCATACAGTGTCACAACAgtgcaaaattattcaacaATGTGCAGACAGTATAAAGGGATATTTCTTTAATTAGGCTACAGTGGTCCTTCAGATGAATTCAGTTTAGTTCCACACTACAGTAGTATCCAGTAACAACAGCCAACAGagattttcattgaaaataaattgtgaCATGATTTGTCTTCTATTTGTGGGATATTACTCCTTTTCAATAAATTCCTTAAACTTTGGGACTGATTTGACTACATGCTTATCACATCTCCGGATAACGCTGGCAGTTTTCAAAGAACCCATAACTAATTCAAACTGTTAAGTGGAGGCAGGCACACTGCCGACATGCTCttaaggaaaaaaatgtctaaaagtTGAGGAAACTGTTTGAGAACCAATATTTCACTTCTTATCCCATCTTTAATTCTACTTTAGCAGCACAGAACAGTCACtgtaagaaaaaatattaatatatatttctcctgttttgttgatataaaaaataagaaattatcGAGACCAAAAATCAAAAGTGTGAGCGTTTAAATGAAGTCTTACCTCCTTTTAGTGCTCAGAACACAATAGAAATTTGCTCATGCTAAGCAAAACAATTGGaatgtcatttatttactttcttacAGCTTATCTTTCAATTTGAgtcacattatatatatatatatatatatatataaaattacacatatatacatatatacacacacacacacacatatatatgtatagaatTACCTTTAAATCGCAACAAATTATTTCTTAtgggacattttattttctgagatACTGTTTACCTTTTTACTTAGATAAAAGCACTTTGTTACTACAAGACAATTAACATAAGCAAAATATAATGAGATATTGTGAGAATATTTTCTTCTTACTGTGGCAGCTGTATGTTTCAGTTTTCAGGATTTCTCTTGAATTTAACAGATAATCGTACACAGACACGGTACCTTGAAATGCCTTACTTAGATGAAATCTGTGCCCTCAGTGATGATGCACCACATAAACATTACATCCAAACGTCCTCCATTTGGACTCAACAGTTAATGACCTTTGAATATGGTGGTTAGGTACATTTTTGTCTGCTATGTCTCATTTTTTTAATCCAAGCACGAACAAACAGAGGAATACAGGCAGAAGTATTTTCACGTTAGTTTCATATAAGTGGTACCTGCTCCATACGGAAGAGACTTTTTGAAATCATATACAGGATGATGTATAGGTGACAGGTTTTACAGTAGCTCCCACTGTAAACTGTCAACTTTTCAACATTTCCTTCAGTTCTTATGCAAATTGCTGAAATGTGCAAAAGCTCAACTCATGGAGTGGGCTTTGGTAAGCAGTCATCTAGGACAtttaatcagtcagtcagaaagCAAGGTTAAGATCAGCCCCACCTATGAATTTGTAGTGGAAATTTTCCAAGAAGGGCAGCTGTGATTGAAGGAGGTCCACAGTTGTTACAGAGATGTTTTTGCACCTTGAGATGTCGAGTGTTTGCAGGCGGTTACAGTGTTGCACCAGGATGAACAAGGATCTGGGGAGTCAAGAGATTAGGAATTCATCCTTTATCCGGAGCCACAGACACAGTAGACGTGGATTTGTATGCTACTCACCTGTCAGTGATGTTATTACAACAGGAGAGGTAGAGATGCTGCAGTCGGTGTAGGTACGGTGCAGCCTGTGCCACTCCACGGTCGCTGATACCCGGGCAGTGGCTGAGTGCCAGGCTGGTGAGGCTGCGGCAGTGCCAGGCGACCGACATCAAGCTGGCATCGGTGATCTCCGGCAgcatggagagagacagacggtgGAGGTCTGGGTAACGCACCACCTGAacagaggagagacagcattcCATTCCATACATGCATTCCTGCTACAAACTGAAACATTTgcctcctcctcagcctcccACCTGTGTGATGCTGCTGTCAGTGAGTTTGGGGCAGGCAGTGAGGTCCAGCTCCCGCAGCCTGTTGAGAGCTAAAAGTGAAGCTCCAGCCAGCTGTTTGAACTGCTCCAGGTCATTCTGTGTCACCAGCTTGGGTCGCTCAAACGGCAAACGAGGAGGCTTGAAGAAGCCCATGTTGCCGAAGGTCCGGGTGAACCTGGGACCTTTGTCTCCCTGTTGAGATAAGTACATGAATACAACAGCTATGACACTTTTTACTAAAAATACAGATACTGTAACTTCTAGAGTGTAAGGAAAGCTATTCCCTACTTTTCTTACACCCTCCACATGTCTGTGGTTCTCACCATCTCCTGGTCAGGCTCACATTTGGTTGTTTCCACCATCCCCAGCAGACCCCAGTCTGTGACCTCTTTACACCAGCCGAGCCGCAGAACTACCAGCCTCTGCAGGTAGGTGGCTATAGCGCGCACAGACAGGTCAGTCACATTGACACATGACGTCAAGTCTAGCTCACGGAGGGTATCCCCAAAAAGCTGGGTGAGAGATAAAACTGCAAGATCctgaagagagagggggaagaagctaggttttttttcatcatgtattcttcacacagacacagttacacgtgtaaacacacacgtactgtacaaacacactgactgacCCTAATGTAGGTGCAGCTCTTGAGGCTGAGCATCTCCAGCTGTGCTCTGGTAGCACTGGATCCCGTCAAGCCTTTCACTATCTCTGTTCCACTGACGTGCAGACACTCAGACAGATCCAGACTCCTCAGGGACGACACAGACAGAAGGTCAGTGAGGCCTGTGGATGACACGAAATCATCACTTTGAAGTAGAACACATTTTCTAGCAGACAGGGGGCTGGGGGAGTTCATGTGCATGGAGGGTGTCAAATGGGAAGATatttcacaattaaaaaaaaaaacaacataaacccACATTAACtaatttttttggccacttgggggctaCATTAAATTAGAATTAGTAGTCGTGATCAGGAAGAAGATTTCTTAGGAAGTACTGGCCTGAttgtctaaaaatgtattatgaata from the Siniperca chuatsi isolate FFG_IHB_CAS linkage group LG4, ASM2008510v1, whole genome shotgun sequence genome contains:
- the lrrc29 gene encoding F-box/LRR-repeat protein 2 isoform X3; this encodes MSRSLLLEVGLCLGSKLESLALPGGSITEASLLALLPRLTSLRRLDLRGLDSLFMSGAFLSREEHRQQVRSALCGLEELDLSDLRYLSDLTFNRLTGCTPRLRRLSLAGCHIAFEFDPYRGCPVGAVEDSSALLSLRNLRRLLTEQKSTLVALDLSRTSITPESLRTIAQVQDLVLEELCLHGCKELTDYSVEVLVKHQPSLQRLDISACTELTNRSVEAIARGLKSLTHLSLSRDWRITEKGLTDLLSVSSLRSLDLSECLHVSGTEIVKGLTGSSATRAQLEMLSLKSCTYIRDLAVLSLTQLFGDTLRELDLTSCVNVTDLSVRAIATYLQRLVVLRLGWCKEVTDWGLLGMVETTKCEPDQEMGDKGPRFTRTFGNMGFFKPPRLPFERPKLVTQNDLEQFKQLAGASLLALNRLRELDLTACPKLTDSSITQVVRYPDLHRLSLSMLPEITDASLMSVAWHCRSLTSLALSHCPGISDRGVAQAAPYLHRLQHLYLSCCNNITDRSLFILVQHCNRLQTLDISRCKNISVTTVDLLQSQLPFLENFHYKFIGGADLNLAF
- the lrrc29 gene encoding F-box/LRR-repeat protein 7 isoform X2; this translates as MEDCDEVDIEAPELPVEIIVYILSFLHASDRKEASLVCRSWYNASQDLRFQVGLCLGSKLESLALPGGSITEASLLALLPRLTSLRRLDLRGLDSLFMSGAFLSREEHRQQVRSALCGLEELDLSDLRYLSDLTFNRLTGCTPRLRRLSLAGCHIAFEFDPYRGCPVGAVEDSSALLSLRNLRRLLTEQKSTLVALDLSRTSITPESLRTIAQVQDLVLEELCLHGCKELTDYSVEVLVKHQPSLQRLDISACTELTNRSVEAIARGLKSLTHLSLSRDWRITEKGLTDLLSVSSLRSLDLSECLHVSGTEIVKGLTGSSATRAQLEMLSLKSCTYIRDLAVLSLTQLFGDTLRELDLTSCVNVTDLSVRAIATYLQRLVVLRLGWCKEVTDWGLLGMVETTKCEPDQEMGDKGPRFTRTFGNMGFFKPPRLPFERPKLVTQNDLEQFKQLAGASLLALNRLRELDLTACPKLTDSSITQVVRYPDLHRLSLSMLPEITDASLMSVAWHCRSLTSLALSHCPGISDRGVAQAAPYLHRLQHLYLSCCNNITDRSLFILVQHCNRLQTLDISRCKNISVTTVDLLQSQLPFLENFHYKFIGGADLNLAF